In one window of Candidatus Hydrogenedentota bacterium DNA:
- a CDS encoding sigma-70 family RNA polymerase sigma factor, whose translation MNDDMSPIPDEPRNTAELDDFQLVRRAQDHDMDAFSILIRRHQGRAFALAWRLTGHREDARDLVQEAFVRAWTGLADFRNDSRFGTWLHRILLNLARNRHRDAGRKGRDRVVPLADFRDADGHAPESAVPASGSPRDAAVGHEVEEALAACLDGLPEQYREAFVLRIQAGMDYAQIAENLDCPLGTVKSRICGARRLLAQCLEARGVLSGDRP comes from the coding sequence ATGAACGATGACATGTCCCCAATACCGGACGAACCCCGGAACACGGCGGAACTGGACGATTTCCAACTGGTCCGCCGTGCCCAGGACCATGACATGGACGCCTTTTCCATTCTCATACGCCGCCATCAGGGGCGGGCATTCGCGCTGGCATGGCGCCTCACGGGCCACCGCGAGGACGCCCGCGACCTGGTCCAGGAGGCCTTTGTCCGCGCATGGACCGGTCTCGCCGATTTCCGCAACGACTCCCGCTTCGGCACCTGGCTCCACAGGATTCTCCTGAACCTGGCGCGGAACCGCCACCGCGACGCGGGGCGAAAGGGCCGGGACCGGGTGGTCCCGCTCGCCGATTTCCGCGACGCCGACGGCCATGCGCCCGAATCCGCCGTCCCCGCCTCGGGCTCTCCCCGCGACGCCGCCGTCGGCCATGAAGTCGAGGAGGCGCTGGCCGCCTGCCTCGATGGGCTGCCTGAACAGTACCGCGAGGCCTTTGTCCTCCGGATTCAGGCGGGCATGGACTATGCCCAAATCGCGGAAAACCTGGACTGCCCCCTGGGCACGGTGAAATCCCGCATCTGCGGGGCCCGCCGCCTCCTCGCGCAATGTCTTGAGGCGCGCGGCGTGCTTTCGGGAGACCGGCCATGA
- the recO gene encoding DNA repair protein RecO translates to MSQEKTEGIVLRKVDFGDTSAVVTFLTPDRGRLACLAKGMRRKNSGLAAVLDTFNRVELVYYWKDGRGVQNLAEASLLEAWPGLKRNVERLTHAAFLLELCQRAVVENAPAEELYGALSASLAALATEPGDARAWTACLAHRILCVLGHAPELGACADTGAPPEAARWFSHEHGLAEKAGDRRLTPGEALALRVMADTDAPPERAEAGAVFEMMACFAARQLESDFRSTRVLRQMFG, encoded by the coding sequence TTGTCCCAGGAAAAAACCGAAGGCATCGTGCTGCGCAAGGTGGATTTCGGCGACACCAGCGCGGTGGTGACATTTCTGACGCCGGACCGGGGCAGGCTTGCCTGTCTGGCGAAGGGCATGCGCCGGAAAAACAGCGGTCTGGCGGCGGTGCTGGACACGTTCAACCGGGTCGAGCTGGTGTATTACTGGAAGGACGGGCGCGGGGTGCAAAACCTCGCCGAGGCCTCGCTGTTGGAGGCCTGGCCCGGCCTGAAGCGGAACGTGGAGCGCCTGACGCACGCGGCGTTTCTCCTGGAGCTGTGCCAGCGGGCGGTGGTGGAGAACGCGCCGGCGGAGGAGCTGTACGGCGCGCTGTCGGCGTCGCTGGCGGCGCTGGCGACGGAGCCGGGCGACGCGCGGGCCTGGACGGCCTGCCTGGCGCACCGCATCCTTTGCGTGCTGGGCCACGCGCCGGAGTTGGGCGCCTGCGCGGACACGGGGGCGCCGCCGGAGGCGGCCCGGTGGTTCTCGCACGAGCACGGCCTGGCGGAGAAGGCGGGCGACCGGCGGCTGACGCCGGGCGAGGCGCTGGCGCTGCGGGTGATGGCGGACACGGACGCGCCGCCGGAAAGGGCGGAGGCGGGGGCGGTGTTTGAGATGATGGCGTGCTTCGCGGCGCGCCAGCTTGAAAGTGATTTTCGAAGCACGCGGGTGCTGCGGCAGATGTTCGGCTGA